AAAGCTTCAATACGAAGAGGTTGCAGATGTAAAATGGGTTAGCTACGAAGAAATGAAGCAAATGGCATTTGAAGGCGAATTTATACAATATAGTTATTTTGATAGACTATATGAATTACTAAACTCTGGATTAGTACTAAAAAAAGCAACAATTGATGAGGCAGAAACCCTATTAGATTTACAAAGAGAGATATTTATGCCCTTATACGAAAAATATCAGGATTATGACACAAGTCCTGTAACTCAAAGCAAGGAAAGATTTTTAAGAAGGTTTGATATAGGAGATTATTACAAGATTCTCTTTCAAAATACTTTAGTAGGTAGTGTGTTTGTCTATGAAAAAGCACTAGGCATAATGAAGTTTCATATAATAAACATATTCCAAGAATATGAAGGCAAAGGCATTTGTCAAGAGGTAATGAAACGTTTAGAAAGCATGTATCCCCAAGCGGAATCCTGGGAGCTTGAAACCATACAATCTGAAAAGCGAAACTGTTATATTTACGAGAAAATGGGATATGTTCAAAGCCAAGAGAAAAAAGTCATTAATGATAATATGACTATAATAACCTATATAAAGAGGGATAATTTATATAATATTAAAGAAATATTTATATAATATTAGCTTAATAGACTTAGAAATATTTTGGAGGTAAATAAATGCTAAAATCTACAGAAACATATATTTACAAAAAAACTGATGATTGTTCTATTTGCTTAGATTATTATAGCTCCAATATTAGAAACTCACCTCTAATAATATACATTCACGGTGGAGCATTAATATTTGGCTCAAGAAAGGATATTATTTCTGAACAGATTAGATTATACAATAAGGCAGGATATTCGGTTGCTTCTATAGATTATAGATTGGCACCTGAAACAAAACTAAAAGATATATTTGAAGATATTAAAGATGCTTTAAGCTGGGCTAAGGAAAAAGGAGAAAAGGTTTTAGGGATAGACCCTAAAAGAATTGCAATAGTAGGACACTCTGCAGGTGCCTATCTTGGTTTGCTTTTGGGGACCTATGAGGACAAACCTAATGCAATAATATCCTTTTATGGATATGGAGATATACTTGCTGATTGGTATGGAAAGCCTAGTCAGTATTATTGCAATATGCCCTTAGTGACAAAGGAAGAAGCTTACAATGTTATTGGAGACAAAGCTGCAACAGAAGGAGGAAGAGATAGATTTTTATATTATCTATATTTAAGACAAAAAGGAATATGGACAAGGGAGGTAAGCGGATACCATACTCTGTTCCAGAAGGAAAATATAATGCCTTTTTGTCCAATACACAATGTAAATTCAGATTTCCCTCCTACACTCTTGATTCATGGAGCTAAAGATACAGACGTACCATATGAAGAGTCACTAAAAATGGCAAAAAGGCTCGAAGAGCATGGAGTAGATACGGAATTCATAAAGCTGGAGAAAGAAGGTCATTTATTCGATAATGACATGAAAAATCCAACAACCTTAAAAGTGTTTGAGCAAGTATTAGATTTTTTAAAAAAACATCTATGATTATAAAATAATCATAGATGTTTCTTTCTACAAGGTTTTAAAGCACCTAAGCTTCCTCTATTGCTTTAGAACCTAATTCATTAGCTTTAATAGTAAAAGCTATAGCAGAAGATATTATTAATAGCACCATTGCTACTAAATAAGCCATATTATAATTATTTGTAAAATCATATATGGT
This genomic interval from Proteiniborus ethanoligenes contains the following:
- a CDS encoding NUDIX hydrolase, producing the protein MELWDIYNKYRHKTNRTHDRSNPMREGDYHIVVHVWIVNDDGEFLIQKRQPWKKGWANMWDCAAAGSALLGESSEEAAVREAKEEIGLDLDMDKSEFLFTIKFHRGFDDVWLIRQNADIKELKLQYEEVADVKWVSYEEMKQMAFEGEFIQYSYFDRLYELLNSGLVLKKATIDEAETLLDLQREIFMPLYEKYQDYDTSPVTQSKERFLRRFDIGDYYKILFQNTLVGSVFVYEKALGIMKFHIINIFQEYEGKGICQEVMKRLESMYPQAESWELETIQSEKRNCYIYEKMGYVQSQEKKVINDNMTIITYIKRDNLYNIKEIFI
- a CDS encoding alpha/beta hydrolase, with the translated sequence MLKSTETYIYKKTDDCSICLDYYSSNIRNSPLIIYIHGGALIFGSRKDIISEQIRLYNKAGYSVASIDYRLAPETKLKDIFEDIKDALSWAKEKGEKVLGIDPKRIAIVGHSAGAYLGLLLGTYEDKPNAIISFYGYGDILADWYGKPSQYYCNMPLVTKEEAYNVIGDKAATEGGRDRFLYYLYLRQKGIWTREVSGYHTLFQKENIMPFCPIHNVNSDFPPTLLIHGAKDTDVPYEESLKMAKRLEEHGVDTEFIKLEKEGHLFDNDMKNPTTLKVFEQVLDFLKKHL